Proteins from one Bacteroides zhangwenhongii genomic window:
- a CDS encoding efflux RND transporter permease subunit yields the protein MFSKFFINRPIFATVLALLIVVAGLVTLNILPVAQFPEITPPTVQVSAVYPGANAETVAQTVGIPIEQQVNGVDGMLYMSSNSSSSGAYSLTITFAVGTDIDMATVQVQNRVSIAQSSLPEPVVVQGVTVQKQSSNIVMFLTMASQDSVYNSLYLTNYAKLNLVDQLTRVPGVGAVNVMGAGDYSMRVWLDPEAMRIRNISPQQVYQAIQAQNVEVSAGYIGQPIGQDNKNAFQYTLNVQGRLTSPEQFGNIIIRTEKDGAMLRLKDIARIDLGSASYGVVSRLNGKPTAAIAIYQQPGSNSLDVSKGVKAKMEELGANFPSGVTYNVTLDTTDVIHASIDEVMVTFFETTLLVVLVIFLFLQNWRAVIIPCLTIPVSLIGTLAVMAAFGFSINTLTLFGLILAVAIVVDDAIVVVENASRLLETGQYSPREAVTKAMGEITGPIVGVVLVLLAVFVPTMLISGISGQLYKQFALTIAASTVLSGFNSLTLTPALCALFLEKSKPSKFFIYRGFNKAYDKTQGVYDGIVKWLLKRPGFSFISYAILTVIAVLLFMRWPSTFVPDEDDGYFIAVVQLPPAASLERTQAVGNQINAILDSYPEVQNYIGITGFSVMGGGEQSNSATYFVVLKNWNERKGKEHTAAAVVNRFNGEAYMTIQAGQVFAMVPPAIPGLGASGGLQLQVEDRKNLGPTEMQQAIDALLASYHTKPALASISSQYQANVPQYFLNIDRDKVQFMGIALNDVFSTLGYYMGAAYVNDFVEFGRIYQVKIEARDQAQRVIDDVLKLSVPNSAGEMVPFSSFTKVEEQLGQDQINRYNMYSTAALTCNVAPGSSTGQAIQEMEALFKEQLGDEFGYEWTSVAYQETQAGNTTTIVLVMALIVAFLVLAAQYESWTSPVAAVIGLPVALLGAMIGCLIMGTPVSIYTQIGIILLIALSAKNGILIVEFARDFRAEGNSIRDAAFEAGHVRLRPILMTSFAFVLGVMPLLFATGAGAESRIALGAAVVFGMAMNTLLATVYVPNFYELMQKLQEKFGGKKKVAG from the coding sequence ATGTTTTCTAAATTTTTTATAAACCGACCGATCTTCGCTACGGTGCTTGCATTGCTTATTGTGGTAGCCGGTCTGGTGACACTAAATATATTGCCGGTAGCGCAATTTCCGGAGATTACACCACCGACGGTACAAGTATCGGCCGTTTATCCGGGTGCAAATGCCGAGACGGTAGCCCAAACGGTAGGTATTCCTATCGAACAGCAGGTGAATGGAGTAGATGGTATGCTTTATATGTCTTCCAACTCTTCATCTTCGGGAGCATACTCCCTGACTATCACTTTTGCCGTTGGAACGGATATTGACATGGCAACCGTGCAAGTGCAAAACAGGGTGAGTATCGCGCAATCATCACTTCCGGAACCGGTGGTGGTGCAGGGAGTGACTGTACAGAAACAATCTTCGAACATCGTTATGTTCTTGACGATGGCTTCGCAGGATTCTGTCTATAACAGTTTGTACCTTACCAACTATGCGAAATTAAATCTTGTCGACCAATTAACCCGTGTGCCGGGGGTCGGTGCGGTAAATGTCATGGGAGCCGGAGATTATTCTATGCGTGTCTGGCTGGATCCTGAAGCTATGCGGATTCGCAATATTTCACCGCAACAAGTCTATCAGGCCATTCAGGCGCAGAACGTAGAGGTTTCTGCCGGGTATATCGGTCAACCTATCGGACAGGATAATAAGAATGCGTTTCAGTATACGTTGAATGTGCAGGGGAGACTTACCTCACCGGAACAGTTTGGCAATATCATCATCCGTACGGAAAAGGACGGAGCAATGCTTCGCCTGAAAGATATTGCACGGATTGATCTGGGTTCTGCTTCTTATGGAGTGGTATCCCGGCTGAATGGGAAACCTACGGCTGCCATCGCTATTTATCAGCAACCGGGATCCAACTCATTGGATGTATCGAAAGGGGTGAAAGCCAAAATGGAGGAATTGGGAGCGAACTTTCCGTCAGGTGTTACTTATAACGTTACGTTGGATACAACGGATGTGATTCATGCTTCCATTGATGAAGTGATGGTGACGTTCTTTGAGACTACTTTGCTGGTGGTGCTTGTTATTTTCTTGTTCCTTCAGAATTGGAGGGCGGTTATTATTCCTTGTCTCACCATTCCGGTCTCTTTGATTGGTACTCTTGCTGTGATGGCGGCATTTGGCTTCTCTATCAATACATTGACGTTGTTCGGATTGATTTTGGCAGTCGCCATTGTGGTGGATGATGCGATAGTGGTGGTGGAGAACGCTTCGAGGTTACTGGAAACCGGACAATACTCGCCTCGCGAAGCGGTAACAAAAGCGATGGGAGAGATTACCGGCCCTATTGTCGGCGTGGTTCTTGTGTTGCTTGCCGTATTTGTTCCTACTATGTTGATTAGTGGAATTTCCGGCCAGCTATATAAGCAGTTTGCGTTGACTATTGCTGCTTCGACCGTGTTGAGCGGTTTTAATTCATTGACGTTGACACCTGCGCTTTGCGCGCTTTTTCTCGAAAAGAGCAAACCTTCCAAATTTTTTATCTATCGGGGATTCAATAAGGCTTATGATAAAACGCAGGGAGTATATGACGGAATCGTTAAATGGCTGCTTAAACGACCGGGATTTAGTTTTATCTCTTATGCCATTTTGACAGTTATTGCCGTTCTTCTATTTATGCGCTGGCCTTCTACGTTTGTTCCCGATGAAGATGACGGATATTTCATTGCTGTGGTTCAATTGCCTCCTGCTGCCAGTCTGGAGCGTACACAAGCGGTTGGAAATCAAATTAATGCCATACTTGATTCGTACCCTGAGGTACAAAACTATATAGGTATTACCGGTTTTTCCGTTATGGGAGGTGGTGAGCAGAGTAATTCGGCTACTTATTTTGTCGTACTGAAAAACTGGAACGAAAGGAAAGGGAAGGAGCACACGGCTGCCGCTGTAGTCAACCGTTTCAACGGTGAGGCGTATATGACAATTCAAGCTGGGCAGGTGTTTGCTATGGTTCCACCGGCTATTCCGGGATTAGGAGCTTCGGGAGGTCTGCAGCTTCAGGTAGAGGATAGGAAAAATCTGGGACCTACGGAGATGCAGCAGGCTATCGATGCTTTATTGGCTTCTTACCATACAAAACCTGCTCTGGCTTCTATATCCAGCCAGTATCAAGCAAATGTACCGCAGTATTTTTTGAATATCGATCGGGATAAAGTTCAATTTATGGGTATTGCCTTGAATGATGTCTTTTCTACGCTGGGATATTATATGGGAGCGGCGTATGTGAATGATTTTGTAGAGTTCGGACGTATCTATCAGGTGAAGATCGAGGCGCGTGATCAGGCGCAAAGGGTGATTGATGATGTGCTGAAGTTGAGTGTGCCGAATTCTGCGGGAGAGATGGTGCCTTTCTCTTCTTTTACTAAAGTAGAAGAACAGTTGGGGCAAGATCAGATTAACCGGTATAATATGTATTCTACTGCGGCTTTGACCTGCAATGTGGCTCCGGGAAGCAGTACGGGGCAGGCTATTCAAGAGATGGAGGCTTTGTTCAAGGAACAGTTAGGTGATGAATTCGGGTATGAATGGACTTCTGTTGCATACCAGGAAACGCAGGCTGGGAATACAACGACCATTGTTCTGGTCATGGCTTTGATTGTTGCATTTTTAGTGTTGGCTGCGCAGTACGAAAGTTGGACTAGTCCGGTAGCGGCGGTTATTGGTTTGCCGGTAGCATTGTTGGGAGCGATGATTGGTTGTCTGATAATGGGGACTCCGGTAAGTATTTATACGCAGATTGGTATTATCCTGTTGATTGCGCTTTCGGCAAAGAACGGAATTCTGATTGTGGAGTTTGCCCGTGATTTCCGCGCTGAGGGGAATTCTATCCGTGATGCGGCGTTTGAAGCGGGACATGTTCGTCTGCGACCGATTTTAATGACATCATTTGCTTTCGTTTTGGGAGTAATGCCGTTGTTGTTTGCTACCGGTGCAGGTGCGGAAAGCCGTATCGCACTGGGGGCTGCAGTGGTATTCGGTATGGCAATGAATACGTTGCTGGCTACGGTTTATGTACCTAATTTCTATGAGCTGATGCAGAAATTGCAAGAGAAATTCGGTGGGAAAAAGAAGGTGGCGGGATGA
- a CDS encoding efflux RND transporter periplasmic adaptor subunit: MKKLMYIFLALPILTGCKEKKSTGAMGGMPTPEISVAKPVVKDITLTKDYPGYLTTEQTVNLVARVNGTLQSTSYTPGGRVKKGQLLFVIEPTLYKDKVEQAKADLQTAQAQLEYARSNYSRMKEAIKSDAVSQIQLLQSEANVTEGIAAVNNAEAALSTAHTNLGYCYVRAPFDGTITKSTVDIGSYVGGSLQPVTLATIYKDNQMYAYFNVADNQWLGMAMNDNQSAKNLPQKIMVQLGKDGTESYPAVLDYLSPNVDMSTGTLMVRANFDNPKGLLKSGLYVSITLPYGEASNAVLVKEASIGTDQLGKFLYVVNDSNIVRYRHIEVGQLMGDTLRQVLEGISPQERYVTEALMKVRDGMKVKPVP, encoded by the coding sequence ATGAAAAAACTAATGTATATCTTTCTTGCGCTACCCATATTGACAGGATGCAAGGAGAAGAAAAGCACAGGAGCAATGGGAGGAATGCCTACTCCTGAAATTAGCGTGGCTAAACCGGTAGTGAAGGACATTACTCTGACGAAAGATTACCCGGGATACCTGACAACGGAGCAAACGGTAAATCTTGTGGCCAGGGTAAACGGGACTTTGCAGTCTACCTCCTATACTCCGGGAGGAAGGGTAAAGAAAGGACAGTTACTTTTTGTCATCGAGCCTACATTATATAAGGATAAGGTGGAACAGGCGAAAGCGGATCTGCAAACAGCTCAGGCGCAGCTGGAGTACGCACGCAGTAATTACAGCCGTATGAAAGAGGCTATCAAAAGTGATGCGGTGAGTCAGATACAACTGCTACAGTCGGAAGCCAATGTGACAGAGGGGATCGCGGCTGTGAATAATGCGGAAGCCGCTTTGAGTACGGCGCATACGAATCTGGGATATTGTTATGTGCGTGCTCCGTTTGACGGGACTATCACGAAATCGACTGTGGACATAGGGAGTTATGTGGGAGGATCTTTACAGCCCGTTACTTTGGCTACTATCTATAAGGATAATCAGATGTATGCGTATTTTAATGTAGCGGACAATCAGTGGTTGGGCATGGCGATGAATGACAATCAATCGGCAAAGAACCTGCCGCAAAAGATTATGGTACAATTAGGTAAGGATGGCACGGAGTCTTATCCTGCCGTGTTGGATTATTTATCCCCGAATGTGGATATGAGTACGGGAACATTGATGGTACGCGCTAATTTTGATAATCCGAAAGGGCTTTTGAAAAGCGGGTTGTATGTGAGCATAACTCTTCCTTATGGCGAAGCCTCAAATGCTGTATTGGTGAAGGAAGCTTCTATAGGAACGGATCAGTTAGGTAAATTTCTGTATGTCGTAAATGACTCGAACATAGTTCGTTACCGTCATATTGAGGTGGGGCAGTTAATGGGTGATACCCTGCGTCAGGTATTGGAGGGCATTTCTCCTCAAGAGCGGTATGTCACGGAAGCTCTGATGAAAGTCAGAGATGGAATGAAGGTAAAGCCTGTACCTTAA